A single window of Kitasatospora sp. HUAS MG31 DNA harbors:
- a CDS encoding protein kinase domain-containing protein, with product MADNAQPGDGEQDRTPQDDRDGGTAPAAPAGDTAETRVLPGGVGGPSTPSRGTAAPLGTVGDGRYRLTGRLGRGGMAEVFAAQDVRLGRTVAVKLLRSELAQDDVARQRFTREAHSVASLNHHSIVAVYDTGEEREENGETTPYIVMELVEGRTVRELLVDEEAPPVDQALIIVAGVLEALAYSHRHGIVHRDIKPANVIITTGGAVKVMDFGIARALTGAATTMTQTGMVMGTPQYLSPEQALGKTVDHRSDLYAAGCMLYELLVLRPPFTGDTPLSVVYQHVQDNPVPPSRAGDRVSPQLDDLVLRALAKNPDDRYQSADEFRAHLQHALREMHGAGGAGYAAGSAAAAAAAAGLAAAATGNTGHYPGFDGSTGNGTSVTEPLGRTPDGGSSTTAEMPYQVTSPYQTPSQPYPGGGGPAGSDGGYDGYGGDGGGQEPGGRRNPWAWVLGAAAIVLAASIGIALALSGGDGSHTPTVTSTSTGAPTAQESPSEKASTAAPSRSPSSTRAPEVPTTVPTFTTTRSATPTRSGSPTASTSPSGSPTASSSASKPPTNNPSTATGNPAPSSLKPTLGGN from the coding sequence ATGGCAGACAACGCGCAGCCGGGCGACGGCGAGCAGGACCGCACCCCCCAGGACGACCGTGACGGGGGGACGGCCCCCGCGGCGCCCGCCGGCGACACCGCCGAGACCCGGGTGCTGCCCGGTGGTGTCGGAGGACCGTCCACCCCGTCCCGCGGAACCGCGGCCCCGCTCGGAACCGTCGGCGACGGCCGCTACCGGCTGACCGGCCGGCTCGGCCGCGGCGGCATGGCCGAGGTCTTCGCCGCCCAGGACGTCCGGCTCGGCCGTACCGTCGCGGTCAAGCTGCTCCGCTCCGAACTCGCCCAGGACGACGTCGCCCGGCAGCGCTTCACCCGTGAGGCACACTCGGTGGCCTCGCTCAACCACCACTCCATCGTCGCCGTCTACGACACCGGCGAGGAGCGCGAGGAGAACGGCGAGACCACCCCGTACATCGTCATGGAGCTGGTCGAGGGCCGGACGGTCCGCGAGCTCCTGGTGGACGAGGAGGCGCCGCCGGTCGACCAGGCGCTGATCATCGTCGCCGGCGTGCTGGAGGCCCTCGCCTACAGCCACCGGCACGGCATCGTCCACCGCGACATCAAGCCCGCCAACGTCATCATCACCACCGGCGGCGCGGTCAAGGTGATGGACTTCGGCATCGCCCGGGCGCTGACCGGCGCGGCCACCACCATGACCCAGACCGGCATGGTGATGGGCACCCCGCAGTACCTGTCGCCCGAGCAGGCCCTCGGCAAGACCGTCGACCACCGCTCCGACCTGTACGCCGCCGGCTGCATGCTCTACGAACTGCTGGTGCTGCGCCCGCCGTTCACCGGCGACACCCCGCTCTCGGTGGTCTACCAGCACGTCCAGGACAACCCCGTGCCGCCGTCCCGGGCCGGCGACCGGGTGTCGCCCCAGCTCGACGACCTGGTGCTGCGCGCCCTCGCCAAGAACCCGGACGACCGCTACCAGAGCGCCGACGAGTTCCGCGCCCACCTCCAGCACGCGCTGCGGGAGATGCACGGCGCCGGCGGCGCCGGGTACGCGGCGGGCTCCGCCGCGGCGGCGGCCGCCGCCGCCGGGCTGGCCGCCGCGGCCACCGGCAACACCGGCCACTACCCCGGCTTCGACGGCTCCACCGGCAACGGCACCTCGGTCACCGAGCCGCTCGGCCGCACCCCGGACGGCGGCTCCTCCACCACGGCCGAGATGCCCTACCAGGTCACCTCGCCCTACCAGACCCCCTCGCAGCCCTACCCGGGCGGCGGCGGCCCGGCCGGCTCCGACGGCGGCTACGACGGGTACGGCGGCGACGGGGGCGGGCAGGAGCCCGGCGGCAGGCGCAACCCGTGGGCGTGGGTGCTGGGCGCGGCCGCGATCGTGCTGGCGGCCTCGATCGGCATCGCGCTCGCGCTGAGCGGCGGCGACGGCTCCCACACGCCGACCGTCACGAGCACCTCGACCGGAGCGCCCACCGCCCAGGAGTCGCCGAGCGAGAAGGCCAGCACCGCGGCCCCCAGCCGGAGCCCGAGCAGCACCCGGGCCCCCGAGGTGCCGACCACCGTGCCGACCTTTACCACCACCCGGTCCGCGACGCCGACCCGTTCCGGTTCGCCGACCGCCTCCACCTCGCCGAGCGGCTCGCCCACCGCCAGCAGCAGTGCGTCCAAGCCGCCGACGAACAACCCCAGCACCGCGACGGGCAACCCGGCCCCGAGCTCGCTGAAGCCCACCCTGGGAGGGAACTGA
- a CDS encoding benzoate/H(+) symporter BenE family transporter translates to MAEQTATPVATTTGPAATDRPSLRRDVSAPALLAGLVCIAVSFSGPLVVVLAAAGAGHLDPARTASWIWAVSLGSGLTCLLLSWYTRTPVITAWSTPGAALLVTSLGAYPWREAVGAFLLSSAAVALFGFTGLFGRLIRAIPVGIVNAMLAGILFSFGAGIFTELHTAPVLVLGSFAAFLAAKRLVPRYAVPIALLAGAALAAATVGLPLHLGSGGPVRPVLTLPAFSWAATVGLALPLTLVALASQNAPGLAIMRASGYRPDDRLLVGATGTLSVLLAPFGSPGINLAAITAAICTSPESHPDPRRRYVAGMSAGVLYLVVGSFGGVLVSLFTGLPHALIAVIAGVALLASFQGSLAGALAEEHGRDGAVVTFLATASGMSLFGIGAAFWGLLLGVATHLVITARRPG, encoded by the coding sequence ATGGCAGAGCAGACGGCGACCCCGGTCGCGACCACCACCGGCCCCGCGGCCACGGACCGGCCCTCGCTGCGGCGGGACGTCTCGGCGCCGGCCCTGCTGGCCGGACTGGTCTGCATCGCCGTCTCCTTCTCCGGCCCGCTCGTGGTGGTGCTGGCCGCCGCCGGGGCCGGACACCTGGACCCGGCCCGGACCGCCTCCTGGATCTGGGCGGTCTCCCTCGGCAGCGGCCTCACCTGCCTGCTGCTCAGCTGGTACACCCGCACCCCCGTGATCACCGCCTGGTCGACCCCGGGCGCCGCCCTGCTGGTCACCAGCCTCGGCGCGTACCCCTGGCGGGAGGCCGTCGGCGCCTTCCTGCTGAGCAGCGCGGCGGTGGCGCTGTTCGGCTTCACCGGGCTGTTCGGGCGGCTGATCCGGGCCATCCCGGTGGGCATCGTGAACGCCATGCTGGCCGGCATCCTGTTCTCCTTCGGCGCCGGGATCTTCACCGAACTCCATACCGCCCCCGTCCTGGTGCTCGGCAGCTTCGCGGCCTTCCTGGCGGCCAAGCGGCTGGTCCCGCGGTACGCCGTCCCGATCGCGCTGCTGGCCGGCGCCGCACTCGCCGCGGCCACCGTCGGCCTGCCGCTGCACCTCGGCTCCGGCGGACCGGTCCGGCCGGTCCTCACCCTCCCCGCCTTCTCCTGGGCGGCCACCGTCGGCCTGGCGCTGCCGCTCACCCTGGTCGCCCTCGCCTCCCAGAACGCGCCCGGCCTCGCCATCATGCGGGCCTCCGGCTACCGGCCCGACGACCGCCTGCTGGTCGGCGCCACCGGGACGCTCTCGGTGCTGCTGGCGCCGTTCGGCTCGCCCGGGATCAACCTGGCCGCCATCACCGCCGCGATCTGCACCAGCCCCGAGAGCCACCCCGACCCGCGCCGCCGGTACGTCGCCGGGATGTCCGCCGGCGTGCTCTACCTGGTGGTGGGCAGCTTCGGCGGCGTCCTGGTCAGCCTGTTCACCGGACTGCCGCACGCCCTGATCGCGGTGATCGCCGGAGTGGCGCTGCTCGCCTCCTTCCAGGGCAGCCTGGCCGGGGCGCTGGCCGAGGAACACGGCCGGGACGGTGCGGTGGTGACCTTCCTGGCCACCGCGTCGGGGATGAGCCTGTTCGGTATCGGCGCCGCCTTCTGGGGCCTGCTGCTCGGCGTGGCCACCCACCTGGTGATCACCGCCCGACGCCCCGGCTGA
- a CDS encoding bacterial proteasome activator family protein — protein MTNPMNERSQQEPLRAAGGQPEDGPRVLIVGPDGMPVGMTPGSTLGRDEGDEPRELPVTEMVEQPAKVMRIGSMIKQLLEEVRMAPLDEASRARLREIHASSIKELELGLAPELVEELERLSLPFTEDSIPTEAELRIAQAQLVGWLEGLFHGIQTALFAQQMAARAQLEQMRRALPPGLQGAEPEEDPGAGRGVRSGPYL, from the coding sequence ATGACCAATCCGATGAACGAACGGTCGCAGCAGGAACCCCTCCGGGCCGCGGGCGGTCAGCCCGAGGACGGCCCCAGGGTGCTGATCGTCGGGCCGGACGGGATGCCGGTCGGCATGACCCCGGGCTCGACGCTCGGCCGGGACGAGGGCGACGAGCCGCGCGAGCTGCCGGTGACCGAGATGGTCGAGCAGCCCGCGAAGGTGATGCGGATCGGCAGCATGATCAAGCAGCTGCTGGAAGAGGTCCGGATGGCCCCGCTGGACGAGGCCAGCCGCGCCCGCCTCAGGGAGATCCACGCCAGCTCGATCAAGGAGCTGGAACTGGGCCTCGCCCCCGAGCTGGTCGAGGAGCTGGAGCGGCTCTCCCTGCCGTTCACCGAGGACTCCATCCCCACCGAGGCGGAGCTGCGGATCGCCCAGGCCCAGCTGGTCGGCTGGCTGGAGGGCCTGTTCCACGGCATCCAGACCGCCCTGTTCGCCCAGCAGATGGCGGCCCGGGCCCAGCTGGAGCAGATGCGCCGGGCACTGCCGCCCGGCCTGCAGGGCGCCGAGCCCGAGGAGGACCCGGGCGCCGGTCGCGGCGTCCGCTCCGGCCCCTATCTGTAG
- the pdhA gene encoding pyruvate dehydrogenase (acetyl-transferring) E1 component subunit alpha, protein MTVKSTARARKKAAPGVPDNRAGVAAPELVQLLTPEGDRVEHPDFPLTTTPEELRSLYRDLVLVRRFDAEATSLQRQGELGLWASLLGQEAAQVGSGRAMRPGDYAFPTYREHGVAWCRDVDPLNLLGMFRGVNHGGWDPNEKNFHLYTIVIGSQTLHATGYAMGITKDGADDAVIAYFGDGASSQGDVNEAFTFASVYNAPVVFFCQNNQWAISEPTTNQTRIPLYRRASGFGFPGVRVDGNDVLACLAVTRWAMDHARSGNGPVLIEAFTYRMGAHTTSDDPTRYRLAEETEAWKAKDPILRLKAHLDKEGLADEAFFAEVEAESEKLGLRVREGVRSMPDPDPTLIFDHVYSEPHTLVDEERAEYLEYAASFEGGEHN, encoded by the coding sequence GTGACCGTCAAAAGCACGGCGAGGGCGCGCAAGAAGGCGGCCCCCGGCGTCCCTGACAACCGGGCCGGTGTCGCCGCACCGGAACTCGTCCAGCTGCTCACGCCGGAAGGCGACCGGGTCGAGCACCCGGACTTCCCGCTGACGACCACCCCCGAGGAGCTCCGCTCCCTCTACCGCGACCTGGTGCTGGTCCGGCGCTTCGACGCCGAGGCCACCTCGCTGCAGCGCCAGGGCGAGCTCGGTCTGTGGGCCTCCCTGCTCGGCCAGGAGGCCGCCCAGGTCGGCTCCGGTCGCGCGATGCGACCCGGCGACTACGCGTTCCCGACCTACCGCGAGCACGGCGTCGCCTGGTGCCGCGACGTCGACCCGCTGAACCTGCTCGGCATGTTCCGCGGCGTGAACCACGGCGGCTGGGACCCGAACGAGAAGAACTTCCACCTCTACACCATCGTGATCGGCTCGCAGACCCTGCACGCCACCGGGTACGCGATGGGCATCACCAAGGACGGCGCGGACGACGCGGTCATCGCCTACTTCGGCGACGGCGCCTCCAGCCAGGGCGACGTCAACGAGGCGTTCACCTTCGCGTCGGTCTACAACGCGCCGGTCGTGTTCTTCTGCCAGAACAACCAGTGGGCGATCTCCGAGCCCACCACCAACCAGACCCGCATCCCGCTGTACCGCCGCGCCTCCGGCTTCGGCTTCCCCGGCGTCCGGGTCGACGGCAACGACGTGCTGGCCTGCCTCGCGGTCACCCGCTGGGCCATGGACCACGCCCGCAGCGGCAACGGCCCGGTGCTGATCGAGGCGTTCACCTACCGCATGGGCGCGCACACCACCTCGGACGACCCGACCCGCTACCGGCTGGCCGAGGAGACCGAGGCCTGGAAGGCCAAGGACCCGATCCTCCGCCTGAAGGCCCACCTGGACAAGGAGGGCCTGGCCGACGAGGCGTTCTTCGCCGAGGTCGAGGCCGAGAGCGAGAAGCTCGGCCTGCGGGTGCGCGAGGGCGTCCGCTCCATGCCGGACCCGGACCCGACCCTCATCTTCGACCACGTCTACAGCGAGCCGCACACACTGGTCGACGAGGAGCGCGCCGAGTACCTGGAGTACGCGGCCTCCTTCGAGGGTGGGGAGCACAACTGA
- a CDS encoding alpha-ketoacid dehydrogenase subunit beta gives MSAQLSIAKALNEALRKSLENDPKTVLMGEDIGKLGGVFRITDGLQKDFGEDRVIDTPLAESGIMGTAIGLALRGYRPVVEIQFDGFVYPAFDQIVTQLAKMHARALGHVKMPITVRIPYGGGIGAVEHHSESHEAYFAHTAGLRVVTPSNAHDAHWMLRQSIESDDPVIFLEPKRRYWDKGEVGEDPGFPLYSARVVRPGTDATLIAYGPMVKVCQEVAAVAEEDGRRLEVVDLRSVSPIDFATLEESVKRTGRGIVVHEASVFMGVGAEIAARLTERCFYHLEAPILRVGGYHAPYPPSRVEETFLPDLDRVLDAVDRAMAF, from the coding sequence ATGTCCGCTCAGCTCAGCATCGCCAAGGCGCTCAACGAGGCGCTGCGCAAGTCGCTGGAGAACGACCCGAAGACCGTCCTGATGGGCGAGGACATCGGTAAGCTCGGTGGCGTCTTCCGGATCACCGACGGCCTGCAGAAGGACTTCGGCGAGGACCGGGTGATCGACACCCCGCTCGCCGAGTCCGGCATCATGGGCACCGCGATCGGCCTCGCGCTGCGCGGCTACCGCCCGGTGGTCGAGATCCAGTTCGACGGCTTCGTCTACCCGGCCTTCGACCAGATCGTCACCCAGCTGGCCAAGATGCACGCCCGTGCGCTGGGCCACGTCAAGATGCCGATCACCGTCCGCATCCCGTACGGCGGCGGCATCGGCGCGGTCGAGCACCACAGCGAGTCGCACGAGGCGTACTTCGCGCACACCGCCGGTCTGCGCGTGGTCACCCCGTCCAACGCGCACGACGCGCACTGGATGCTCCGCCAGTCCATCGAGTCCGACGACCCGGTGATCTTCCTGGAGCCCAAGCGCCGCTACTGGGACAAGGGCGAGGTCGGCGAGGACCCCGGCTTCCCGCTGTACTCGGCCCGCGTGGTCCGCCCCGGTACCGACGCGACGCTGATCGCGTACGGCCCGATGGTCAAGGTGTGCCAGGAGGTCGCCGCCGTCGCCGAGGAGGACGGCCGCCGGCTGGAGGTCGTCGACCTGCGCTCGGTCTCGCCGATCGACTTCGCCACCCTGGAGGAGTCGGTCAAGCGCACCGGCCGCGGCATCGTGGTCCACGAGGCCTCGGTGTTCATGGGCGTCGGCGCCGAGATCGCGGCCCGCCTCACGGAGCGCTGCTTCTACCACCTGGAGGCCCCGATCCTCCGGGTCGGCGGCTACCACGCCCCCTACCCGCCGTCGCGGGTGGAGGAGACCTTCCTGCCCGACCTGGACCGTGTGCTCGACGCCGTCGACCGCGCGATGGCCTTCTGA
- a CDS encoding protein kinase domain-containing protein has protein sequence MSEDGTAVEGHSLGNGRYVLQRLLGQGGMASVHLAYDSVLDRQVAVKTLHTELGRESSFKERFRREAQAVARLQHTNIVSVFDSGEDVAADGTTTPYIVMEYVEGKALRDVLNEAITAHGAMPTEQALKITAAVLSALEASHDQGLVHRDIKPGNVMVSTKGTVKVMDFGIARALQSGVTSMTQTGMVVGTPQYLSPEQALGKSVDARSDLYSVGCMLFELLSGQLPFDGDSAFSIAYKHVQEEPPAVSTLNRAVTPAVDALIARALRKDPAHRFPTAEAMREEVERVAGAEKGGTPLQASTPLVIGEGPRSVSAAPSLTNFPQVGGDIRTPTPQIQQPYQPAPGPHTPPPYAPQTPPQAYPQVQAPHTPTPFPQQGYQTPAPQPYRTPTPFPQQAPVPQPGPAFAPQPANNNSGCSTALIVVGVIIGVIVLACIIVAIAAASDENKSSTYGAPRPAVVLDLGPADDRS, from the coding sequence ATGAGCGAGGACGGCACCGCGGTCGAGGGCCACTCCCTGGGCAACGGCCGGTACGTGCTGCAGCGGCTGCTGGGCCAGGGCGGCATGGCCTCCGTGCACCTGGCGTACGACTCCGTACTGGACCGCCAGGTCGCGGTGAAGACCCTGCACACCGAGCTGGGCCGGGAGTCCTCGTTCAAGGAGCGCTTCCGCCGTGAGGCGCAGGCCGTCGCGCGGCTGCAGCACACCAACATCGTCTCGGTCTTCGACTCCGGCGAGGACGTGGCCGCCGACGGCACCACGACCCCGTACATCGTCATGGAGTACGTCGAGGGCAAGGCCCTGCGGGACGTGCTCAACGAGGCGATCACCGCGCACGGCGCGATGCCCACCGAGCAGGCGCTGAAGATCACCGCCGCGGTGCTCTCCGCCCTGGAGGCCTCGCACGACCAGGGCCTGGTGCACCGCGACATCAAGCCCGGCAACGTCATGGTCAGCACCAAGGGCACCGTCAAGGTGATGGACTTCGGCATCGCCCGCGCGCTGCAGTCCGGCGTCACCTCGATGACCCAGACCGGCATGGTGGTCGGCACCCCGCAGTACCTCTCGCCCGAGCAGGCCCTCGGAAAGAGCGTGGACGCCCGGTCCGACCTCTACTCGGTCGGCTGCATGCTGTTCGAGCTGCTCAGCGGCCAGCTGCCGTTCGACGGCGACTCGGCCTTCTCGATCGCGTACAAGCACGTCCAGGAAGAGCCCCCGGCGGTCTCCACACTGAACCGCGCGGTGACCCCCGCCGTCGACGCGCTGATCGCCCGCGCCCTGCGCAAGGACCCGGCCCACCGCTTCCCCACCGCCGAGGCCATGCGCGAGGAGGTCGAGCGGGTCGCCGGCGCCGAGAAGGGCGGCACCCCGCTGCAGGCCAGCACCCCGCTGGTGATCGGCGAGGGCCCGCGCTCGGTCTCCGCCGCGCCGTCGCTCACCAACTTCCCGCAGGTCGGCGGCGACATCCGGACGCCGACCCCGCAGATCCAGCAGCCCTACCAGCCGGCCCCCGGCCCGCACACCCCGCCGCCGTACGCCCCGCAGACGCCGCCGCAGGCGTACCCGCAGGTGCAGGCGCCGCACACGCCCACCCCGTTCCCGCAGCAGGGCTACCAGACCCCGGCCCCGCAGCCGTACCGGACGCCGACGCCGTTCCCGCAGCAGGCCCCGGTGCCGCAGCCCGGCCCGGCCTTCGCGCCGCAGCCGGCGAACAACAACAGCGGCTGCTCCACCGCCCTGATCGTGGTCGGTGTGATCATCGGCGTCATCGTGCTGGCCTGCATCATCGTGGCGATCGCGGCCGCCTCGGACGAGAACAAGAGCAGCACCTACGGCGCCCCGCGCCCGGCCGTCGTCCTCGACCTCGGGCCCGCGGACGACCGGAGCTGA
- a CDS encoding response regulator transcription factor — protein MAENGQIRVFLLDDHEVVRRGVHDLLSTERDVEVVGEAGTAAEALARIPAVHPDVAILDVRLPDGDGVSVCREVRSQDPSIRCLMLTSFSDDEALFDAIMAGASGYVLKAIRGTDLISAVRDVAAGRSLLDPVATGRVLERLREGSGKEDERLAQLTKQERRILDLIGEGMTNRQIGNELHLAEKTVKNYVSSLLAKMGMERRTQVAAYVARRQADHHR, from the coding sequence GTGGCGGAAAACGGACAAATCAGGGTCTTCCTCCTCGACGACCACGAGGTGGTCCGACGGGGCGTGCACGACCTGTTGTCCACGGAGCGAGACGTCGAAGTCGTCGGCGAGGCGGGCACGGCGGCCGAGGCACTCGCCAGGATTCCGGCCGTCCACCCCGATGTCGCCATCCTCGACGTCCGCCTGCCGGACGGCGACGGGGTGTCCGTCTGCCGCGAGGTCCGCTCCCAGGACCCGTCGATCCGATGCCTGATGCTCACCTCCTTCTCCGACGACGAGGCGCTCTTCGACGCGATCATGGCCGGGGCCTCCGGGTACGTCCTCAAGGCGATCCGCGGCACCGACCTGATCTCGGCCGTCCGGGACGTCGCCGCGGGCCGGTCCCTGCTCGACCCGGTCGCCACCGGACGCGTCCTGGAACGGCTGCGCGAAGGGAGCGGGAAGGAGGACGAACGGCTCGCGCAGTTGACGAAACAGGAGCGGCGGATCCTCGACCTGATCGGCGAGGGCATGACCAACCGGCAGATCGGCAACGAGCTCCACCTGGCCGAGAAGACCGTGAAGAACTACGTCAGCAGCCTGCTCGCCAAGATGGGCATGGAGCGCCGGACCCAGGTCGCCGCCTACGTCGCCCGCCGCCAGGCGGACCACCATCGCTAA
- a CDS encoding phosphotransferase enzyme family protein, whose translation MTHGQIISLAPARPDVAAPPIGTLSPPVAHAAVAGVLRAYPTAPPETVSPVAEGLLNRGYRVTTRTGDYFLKCYVDHATAGRATVTAQHGATLALHRLGLPVAPPLPARDGRTVTAHGGRLFALFPWIEGGHRHGSELDPSECGELGTLLGRLHGALAEVCAPVDQPGKVLSADPDETLRLVADLRERAREHRPHGPFDDLVEQRLAERLDLLAEHRHRRPGPGDAPPTGWTHGDFHGLNLLYRGRAVAAVLDWDKLAPHPVAEEAVRAATLVFNDRASGVLDLGRVRHYARAYRATGAACAEQVAAAVHRVWWERLNDLWMLQWRYQRGDHRADPLFPASAGQLTWWCQEYEQVLDAFTN comes from the coding sequence GTGACGCACGGTCAGATCATCTCCCTCGCGCCCGCCCGCCCCGACGTGGCCGCACCGCCCATCGGAACCCTCAGCCCGCCGGTCGCCCACGCGGCCGTCGCCGGAGTGCTCCGCGCCTACCCGACCGCCCCGCCGGAGACCGTCTCGCCGGTCGCCGAGGGACTCCTCAACCGCGGCTACCGCGTGACCACCCGAACCGGCGACTACTTCCTGAAGTGCTACGTCGACCACGCCACCGCGGGCCGGGCCACGGTCACCGCCCAGCACGGCGCCACCCTCGCCCTCCACCGCCTCGGCCTCCCGGTCGCCCCGCCGCTGCCGGCCCGGGACGGCCGCACCGTCACCGCCCACGGCGGCCGGCTGTTCGCCCTCTTCCCCTGGATCGAGGGCGGGCACCGGCACGGATCGGAGCTGGACCCGTCGGAGTGCGGGGAGCTGGGCACGCTGCTCGGCCGGCTGCACGGCGCGCTCGCCGAGGTCTGCGCCCCCGTGGACCAACCCGGGAAGGTCCTCTCCGCCGACCCGGACGAGACCCTCCGTCTCGTCGCCGACCTACGGGAACGGGCCCGTGAGCACCGCCCGCACGGCCCGTTCGACGACCTGGTCGAGCAGCGGCTCGCCGAACGGCTCGATCTGCTCGCCGAGCACCGCCACCGCCGCCCAGGGCCCGGGGACGCCCCGCCCACCGGCTGGACCCACGGCGACTTCCACGGCCTGAACCTGCTCTACCGCGGCCGCGCGGTGGCCGCCGTCCTCGACTGGGACAAGCTCGCCCCGCACCCGGTCGCCGAGGAGGCGGTCCGGGCCGCGACGCTGGTCTTCAACGACCGGGCGAGTGGGGTGCTGGACCTCGGCCGGGTGCGGCACTACGCCCGCGCCTACCGCGCCACCGGGGCGGCCTGCGCGGAGCAGGTGGCGGCGGCGGTCCACCGGGTCTGGTGGGAGCGGCTCAACGACCTGTGGATGCTCCAGTGGCGCTACCAGCGCGGCGACCACCGCGCCGACCCGCTCTTCCCCGCCTCGGCGGGGCAGCTCACCTGGTGGTGCCAGGAGTACGAGCAGGTCCTGGACGCCTTCACCAACTAG
- a CDS encoding dihydrolipoamide acetyltransferase family protein, protein MTTEVRSLREFKMPDVGEGLTEAEILTWYVKPGDTVTDGQVVCEVETAKAAVELPIPFTGTVEKLFFPEGQTVDVGTPIIAVAVAGAAPEAAAAPAAPAAAPAAEAEPERREVLVGYGPRTGTAQRRARRTTAKPAAAAPAAPAAPVYHAPAPTPAAAVPAPVVPAPAAPGDERPLAKPPVRKLAKDLGIDLRTVVPTGPGGVITREDVHAAAAPAPAAPAVEAPVAVEVPVLAPAQAPAAAGDVRVPIKGVRKATAAAMVSSAFTAPHVTEFVQVDVTRTMKLVRKLKETGELGQGVRVSPLLLVAKALLTAVKRHPEINASWDEVAQEIVLKGAVNLGIAAATPRGLIVPNIKDAGAKTLSQLSIALGELVETARQGKTSPADMQGGSITITNVGVFGVDTGTPILNPGEAAILAFGAVREMPWVHKGKVVPRQVTTLALSFDHRLVDGELGSKVLADTAAILEYPKRLITWG, encoded by the coding sequence ATGACCACTGAAGTTCGCTCGCTCCGCGAGTTCAAGATGCCCGACGTCGGCGAGGGCCTGACCGAGGCGGAGATCCTCACCTGGTACGTGAAGCCGGGTGACACGGTCACCGACGGCCAGGTCGTCTGCGAGGTCGAGACCGCCAAGGCCGCCGTCGAGCTGCCGATCCCGTTCACCGGCACCGTGGAGAAGCTCTTCTTCCCGGAGGGCCAGACCGTCGACGTCGGTACCCCGATCATCGCGGTGGCCGTGGCCGGCGCGGCCCCCGAGGCCGCTGCGGCCCCGGCGGCGCCCGCCGCCGCCCCGGCCGCCGAGGCCGAGCCGGAGCGCCGCGAGGTGCTGGTCGGCTACGGTCCGCGGACCGGCACCGCCCAGCGCCGGGCCCGCCGGACCACCGCCAAGCCGGCCGCCGCCGCCCCGGCGGCCCCGGCCGCGCCGGTGTACCACGCGCCCGCGCCGACCCCGGCTGCCGCCGTGCCGGCCCCCGTGGTGCCCGCTCCGGCGGCGCCCGGTGACGAGCGCCCGCTGGCCAAGCCGCCGGTGCGCAAGCTCGCCAAGGACCTCGGCATCGACCTGCGGACGGTCGTCCCGACCGGCCCGGGCGGGGTGATCACCCGCGAGGACGTGCACGCCGCCGCCGCGCCCGCACCCGCCGCCCCGGCGGTCGAGGCACCGGTGGCCGTCGAGGTGCCGGTGCTGGCGCCGGCCCAGGCTCCCGCCGCGGCCGGCGACGTCCGGGTGCCGATCAAGGGCGTCCGCAAGGCCACCGCGGCCGCGATGGTCTCCTCGGCCTTCACCGCGCCGCACGTCACCGAGTTCGTGCAGGTCGACGTGACCCGCACGATGAAGCTGGTCCGCAAGCTCAAGGAGACCGGCGAGCTCGGCCAGGGCGTCCGGGTCAGCCCGCTGCTGCTGGTGGCCAAGGCGCTGCTGACGGCGGTCAAGCGGCACCCGGAGATCAACGCCAGCTGGGACGAGGTCGCCCAGGAGATCGTGCTCAAGGGCGCGGTCAACCTCGGCATCGCCGCCGCCACCCCGCGCGGCCTGATCGTCCCGAACATCAAGGACGCCGGCGCCAAGACCCTGTCCCAGCTGTCGATCGCGCTCGGCGAGCTGGTGGAGACGGCCCGCCAGGGCAAGACCTCCCCGGCCGACATGCAGGGCGGCTCGATCACCATCACCAACGTCGGCGTCTTCGGCGTCGACACCGGCACCCCGATCCTCAACCCGGGCGAGGCGGCCATCCTGGCCTTCGGCGCCGTCCGGGAGATGCCCTGGGTGCACAAGGGCAAGGTGGTCCCGCGCCAGGTGACCACCCTCGCGCTCTCCTTCGACCACCGCCTGGTCGACGGCGAGCTGGGTTCCAAGGTGCTCGCGGACACCGCGGCCATCCTGGAGTACCCGAAGCGCCTGATCACCTGGGGCTGA